One stretch of Arachis hypogaea cultivar Tifrunner chromosome 20, arahy.Tifrunner.gnm2.J5K5, whole genome shotgun sequence DNA includes these proteins:
- the LOC112784566 gene encoding uncharacterized protein isoform X1 encodes MAQFVACGEPHLTSTHIAFIRYLNRTIESIRRDIADTFAAIFGSENNLAPSVSTRCEDDIALSSTKYLISAIGKKCHLIAQDCSSNEKSFRDKKGPDVVFNVLDNILKDSLERLKMMRENISLAKIDLQGCTFVYNYTEHAATIRSLCLEGKLGAAMWLRRKMVQKGLIPDVFTHNHIVNGLCRTGLAEKADWFIREMLEFGPHPNSATYNTLIKAYCIVNSVDKALHLFSTMTNTGIQPNRVTCNILVHALCEKGLLKEAKRMLEEILHDNHNDIPNLVTSTIFLDYYFKNGAIIQALSLWNEMLLKCTNVDVVAYNVLINGFCKNQQTSLAYGYACEMIKKGLQPDGFTYNILIHALCKEGKTGEACYILGVMSKMGVLPDQISYKIMIRGLCFVGNIAKAKELLSYMLSNTIITKPLMWNIIIDFYGRCRDRSNAFFTRDQMLAFGVCPNVFTYNSLILAEVKCGNFHDACTLKEEMIIKGLFPDIVTYNLLIGAACSLGRLGLALELHDEMVRRGCKPDIITYTELVRGFCIRGDLKEAEELCAKILKSGLLNDHVPVQILFSTYCKRKRLFEAFNLYQQWLASKRDNYPW; translated from the exons ATGGCG CAATTTGTTGCTTGTGGAGAACCACATTTGACATCGACTCACATTGCATTCATAAGATACTTGAACCGGACCATTGAGTCAATCAGGCGAGATATTGCAGACACATTTGCAGCCATTTTCGGCTCCGAAAACAACCTTGCCCCCTCTGTAAG CACTAGATGTGAAGATGATATTGCTTTATCGTCTACCAAATATCTAATATCAGCTATTGGGAAAAAGTGCCATCTAATTGCTCAGGATTGTTCCTCAAATGAGAAGAGCTTCCGTGACAAGAAGGGCCCAGATGTTGTTTTCAATGTATTGGATAATATTCTAAAGGACAGTTTAGAGCGACTAAAGATGATGAG GGAAAATATATCTTTGGCCAAGATAGATCTTCAAGGATGCACATTTGTCTATAACTACACCGAACATGCAGCTACCATTAGGTCGTTGTGCTTGGAAGGGAAGTTGGGAGCAGCCATGTGGCTTCGGAGGAAAATGGTGCAGAAGGGTCTCATTCCTGACGTGTTTACCCACAACCATATAGTAAATGGGCTGTGTAGAACTGGTCTTGCAGAGAAGGCAGATTGGTTTATTAGAGAGATGTTAGAATTTGGTCCTCACCCCAACTCTGCTACTTATAATACTTTAATCAAGGCATATTGCATTGTTAATAGTGTAGATAAAGCTTTGCATCTGTTCTCCACCATGACCAATACTGGTATTCAGCCAAACAGAGTTACTTGTAACATACTCGTTCATGCGTTGTGCGAGAAGGGTCTTTTGAAGGAAGCTAAAAggatgcttgaagaaatattacaTGATAATCACAATGATATTCCGAATTTAGTTACCTCTACTATATTTTTGGATTATTACTTTAAGAATGGTGCAATTATTCAGGCTCTTAGCCTTTGGAATGAGATGCTTCTGAAGTGCACTAATGTAGATGTGGTTGCTTATAATGTTCTTATCAATGGATTTTGCAAGAATCAACAAACGAGCCTTGCATATGGATATGCATGTGAGATGATTAAGAAAGGTTTACAACCTGATGGTTTTACCTATAATATTCTTATTCATGCTCTATGCAAGGAAGGCAAAACCGGTGAAGCTTGCTATATTCTTGGAGTCATGTCTAAAATGGGAGTTCTGCCTGATCAAATTTCATATAAGATTATGATTCGTGGTCTTTGTTTTGTTGGAAACATTGCTAAAGCAAAAGAGTTGCTTTCGTACATGTTGAGCAACACAATCATTACCAAGCCTTTAATGTGGAACATAATAATTGACTTTTACGGAAGATGTAGAGACCGTAGTAATGCATTTTTTACAAGGGATCAAATGCTGGCTTTTGGTGTCTGCCCCAATGTATTTACGTataattctttaattcttgcagAAGTCAAGTGTGGAAATTTCCATGATGCTTGTACTCTGAAGGAGGAGATGATTATTAAAGGTCTCTTTCCTGACATTGTTACTTATAATTTGTTGATAGGTGCTGCTTGCAGTTTAGGACGTCTTGGTTTAGCACTTGAATTGCATGATGAGATGGTGCGAAGGGGTTGCAAACCAGACATAATAACTTATACTGAACTTGTTAGGGGCTTTTGTATTAGGGGTGACCTAAAAGAGGCAGAAGAGCTTTGTGCTAAAATACTGAAATCAGGTTTATTGAATGATCATGTTCCAGTTCAGATTCTCTTCAGTACTTACTGCAAGAGGAAGCGACTGTTCGAGGCATTTAACTTGTATCAACAATGGTTGGCGAGTAAACGAGATAATTACCCTTGGTAA
- the LOC112784566 gene encoding uncharacterized protein isoform X2 has protein sequence MSRENISLAKIDLQGCTFVYNYTEHAATIRSLCLEGKLGAAMWLRRKMVQKGLIPDVFTHNHIVNGLCRTGLAEKADWFIREMLEFGPHPNSATYNTLIKAYCIVNSVDKALHLFSTMTNTGIQPNRVTCNILVHALCEKGLLKEAKRMLEEILHDNHNDIPNLVTSTIFLDYYFKNGAIIQALSLWNEMLLKCTNVDVVAYNVLINGFCKNQQTSLAYGYACEMIKKGLQPDGFTYNILIHALCKEGKTGEACYILGVMSKMGVLPDQISYKIMIRGLCFVGNIAKAKELLSYMLSNTIITKPLMWNIIIDFYGRCRDRSNAFFTRDQMLAFGVCPNVFTYNSLILAEVKCGNFHDACTLKEEMIIKGLFPDIVTYNLLIGAACSLGRLGLALELHDEMVRRGCKPDIITYTELVRGFCIRGDLKEAEELCAKILKSGLLNDHVPVQILFSTYCKRKRLFEAFNLYQQWLASKRDNYPW, from the coding sequence ATGTCCAGGGAAAATATATCTTTGGCCAAGATAGATCTTCAAGGATGCACATTTGTCTATAACTACACCGAACATGCAGCTACCATTAGGTCGTTGTGCTTGGAAGGGAAGTTGGGAGCAGCCATGTGGCTTCGGAGGAAAATGGTGCAGAAGGGTCTCATTCCTGACGTGTTTACCCACAACCATATAGTAAATGGGCTGTGTAGAACTGGTCTTGCAGAGAAGGCAGATTGGTTTATTAGAGAGATGTTAGAATTTGGTCCTCACCCCAACTCTGCTACTTATAATACTTTAATCAAGGCATATTGCATTGTTAATAGTGTAGATAAAGCTTTGCATCTGTTCTCCACCATGACCAATACTGGTATTCAGCCAAACAGAGTTACTTGTAACATACTCGTTCATGCGTTGTGCGAGAAGGGTCTTTTGAAGGAAGCTAAAAggatgcttgaagaaatattacaTGATAATCACAATGATATTCCGAATTTAGTTACCTCTACTATATTTTTGGATTATTACTTTAAGAATGGTGCAATTATTCAGGCTCTTAGCCTTTGGAATGAGATGCTTCTGAAGTGCACTAATGTAGATGTGGTTGCTTATAATGTTCTTATCAATGGATTTTGCAAGAATCAACAAACGAGCCTTGCATATGGATATGCATGTGAGATGATTAAGAAAGGTTTACAACCTGATGGTTTTACCTATAATATTCTTATTCATGCTCTATGCAAGGAAGGCAAAACCGGTGAAGCTTGCTATATTCTTGGAGTCATGTCTAAAATGGGAGTTCTGCCTGATCAAATTTCATATAAGATTATGATTCGTGGTCTTTGTTTTGTTGGAAACATTGCTAAAGCAAAAGAGTTGCTTTCGTACATGTTGAGCAACACAATCATTACCAAGCCTTTAATGTGGAACATAATAATTGACTTTTACGGAAGATGTAGAGACCGTAGTAATGCATTTTTTACAAGGGATCAAATGCTGGCTTTTGGTGTCTGCCCCAATGTATTTACGTataattctttaattcttgcagAAGTCAAGTGTGGAAATTTCCATGATGCTTGTACTCTGAAGGAGGAGATGATTATTAAAGGTCTCTTTCCTGACATTGTTACTTATAATTTGTTGATAGGTGCTGCTTGCAGTTTAGGACGTCTTGGTTTAGCACTTGAATTGCATGATGAGATGGTGCGAAGGGGTTGCAAACCAGACATAATAACTTATACTGAACTTGTTAGGGGCTTTTGTATTAGGGGTGACCTAAAAGAGGCAGAAGAGCTTTGTGCTAAAATACTGAAATCAGGTTTATTGAATGATCATGTTCCAGTTCAGATTCTCTTCAGTACTTACTGCAAGAGGAAGCGACTGTTCGAGGCATTTAACTTGTATCAACAATGGTTGGCGAGTAAACGAGATAATTACCCTTGGTAA
- the LOC112784752 gene encoding mediator of RNA polymerase II transcription subunit 31, protein MASKTESGNSGGTDQSAPKSTYKDPDDGRQRFLLELEFVQCLANPTYIHYLAQNRYFEDEAFIGYLKYLQYWQRPEYIKFIMYPHCLYFLELLQNANFRNAMAHPNNKELAHRQQFYFWKNYRNNRLKHILPRSLPEPTATTAPPAASTPAQPPVTALPPVPATNVAVTGSSSQAPSPMPYGMPPGSGLAKNDMRNPSMDRRKRK, encoded by the exons ATGGCCTCCAAAACAGAAAGTGGGAACTCAGGTGGTACTGATCAATCAGC GCCAAAGAGTACATACAAAGATCCAGATGATGGACGGCAACGATTTTTGCTTGAGTTGGAATTTGTTCAATGCCTTGCTAACCCCACCTATATTCACT ATTTAGCTCAAAATCGGTATTTTGAGGATGAAGCTTTCATTGGATACTTAAAGTATCTTCAATATTGGCAGCGCCCTgagtatattaaatttattat GTATCCTCATTGCCTCTAttttcttgagcttctacagaaTGCAAATTTTCGCAATGCAATGGCACACCCTAACAATAAG GAGCTGGCACATAGACAACAATTCTACTTCTGGAAGAACTACAGGAACAATCGGCTAAAGCACATTTTGCCTAGATCACTTCCTGAACCTACTGCCACAACTGCGCCTCCTGCAGCTTCAACTCCGGCTCAGCCACCTGTGACTGCATTGCCACCAGTACCTGCCACAAATGTTGCAGTGACAGGTTCATCTTCTCAAGCCCCTTCTCCAATGCCATATGGTATGCCCCCTGGATCTGGTCTTGCAAAAAATGACATGAGGAATCCTTCAATGGATAGAAGGAAGCGGAAGTGA
- the LOC112784565 gene encoding uncharacterized protein — protein sequence MAEAKTHNNSNKPRPRVLMYLAIQVITHSTIVSVICFIAGIVALLLLPVLAKNTYISENALMPGSATNMLSTHDVAEANKLVKDLTDLKLRSNGSPIESRKLIAQYMLGLDAEVTYHNFYPQLNQFHPLHFFTSPDSSIISKNISCASIGINTVGIIRASRGDGKEAIVLVTPYNPKKVVLGEALSLGVAYSVFSLLSRVTWLAKDIIWLVADSQYGEYSSVSAWLREYQAPQFHRVVVNSETCNESSTIEGKLYSGFRRAGTIAAALVVKVAEDGNHFDDSLNIYAEASNGQMPNLDLINIVNYLAVHKQHLRIKVSKMWSLLGSKWLNTLGVFLECIGQYARRLNPQWKFGIPANEYVEGTATLASSMYYQGLGVPTGPHGAFRDYQVDAITVEISPKVSPTKMNRHIDFIFRGGRLIEGVVRSINNLLEKFHQSFFLYLLTSPSKFVSVGVYMIPFALLGAPLPIVAASLYIFSSKTTPQAPVASEVDFSLESWKWINSAKKVFVIHLWGVAVSLLPYFLCRIPGLTPTNNLTVWGSFAVLSLVILFSMLGYPTSVAVPSEAEKREWANLKSVTLSATFVGLSLMSVINFATAEIGALLIVPFCLMARPLMLDIQARSMRTLLLATCNLALGFIAFPPSAFLLLKSAFDSSGGYNISDYWNWMESLWAWNSATYLYIGIVHLPCWALCIHILFHPS from the exons ATGGCCGAAGCTAAAACCCATAACAACTCCAACAAGCCCAGACCACGCGTACTCATGTACTTAGCCATCCAAGTCATCACTCACAGCACCATCGTCAG TGTTATTTGCTTCATTGCTGGGATTGTTGCTCTTCTGCTCCTCCCTGTTCTTGCCAAGAACACCTACATTTCCGAGAATGCCCTCATGCCAG GTTCCGCAACCAACATGCTATCTACTCATGATGTCGCTGAGGCAAACAAGTTGGTCAAGGACTTAACTGATTTGAAGCTTAGATCCAATGGATCACCCAT TGAAAGCCGAAAACTTATTGCACAATATATGTTAGGCTTGGATGCTGAAGTTACCTATCAcaatttctatcctcagttgaaTCAGTTCCATCCATTACATTTCTTTACCAGTCCTGATTCCAGTATAATCTCAAAAAATATAAGCTGTGCATCAATTGGGATAAACACTGTTGGAATCATTAGAGCATCACGCGGGGATGGCAAGGAAGCTATTGTCTTAGTTACGCCTTACAACCCAAAGAAAGTAGTTTTGGGGGAGGCTTTGTCCTTGGGTGTTGCATACTCAGTGTTCTCATTGCTGTCACGGGTCACTTGGCTGGCAAAGGATATCATATGGCTTGTAGCTGATTCACAATATGGGGAATATTCTTCAGTTTCTGCGTGGCTGAGAGAATATCAGGCTCCACAATTCCATAGGGTTGTAGTTAATAGTGAAACATGTAATGAGAGCAGCACTATTGAGGGGAAGTTATACAGTGGTTTTAGACGTGCTGGAACAATAGCTGCTGCTCTTGTAGTTAAAGTTGCAGAGGACGGTAACCATTTCGACGACAGTCTTAATATTTATGCTGAGGCTTCCAATGGGCAGATGCCAAACCTTGACCTAATCAATATCGTAAACTACCTAGCTGTACATAAACAACATTTGCGGATAAAAGTGAGCAAGATGTGGTCTCTACTTGGCTCTAAGTGGCTCAATACTTTAGGTGTTTTTTTGGAATGCATAGGACAATATGCTAGACGCCTAAATCCTCAGTGGAAATTTGGTATTCCTGCTAATGAATATGTGGAGGGCACTGCTACACTAGCAAGCTCAATGTATTACCAG GGTTTGGGTGTTCCCACTGGTCCACATGGTGCCTTCCGTGATTATCAAGTTGATGCAATTACCGTGGAAATTTCACCAAAAGTTTCTCCTACTAAAATGAACAGGCATATTGACTTTATTTTCCGTGGTGGAAG GTTGATCGAAGGAGTTGTACGTTCCATAAACAACCTTCTGGAGAAGTTTCATCAGTCATTCTTTCTGTACCTCTTGACATCTCCTAGTAAGTTCGTGTCAGTTGGAGTTTACATGATTCCATTTGCATTACTTGGTGCACCCCTTCCAATAGTTGCAGCTTCGCTATATATTTTTTCCAGTAAAACCACTCCCCAAGCCCCAGTTGCCTCCGAAGTAGATTTCAGCCTCGAATCCTGGAAATGGATAAACTCTGCCAAGAAGGTTTTTGTCATTCATCTATGGGGTGTTGCCGTTTCGTTACTTCCATATTTCCTGTGTCGAATTCCCGGTCTCACCCCAACAAATAACTTAACAGTATGGGGTTCGTTTGCAGTTCTTAGCCTTGTAATTTTGTTCTCAATGTTGGGTTATCCAACTTCTGTAGCTGTTCCTTCAGAAGCGGAGAAAAGAGAATGGGCTAACTTAAAGTCAGTAACTTTATCGGCTACTTTCGTCGGTTTGTCTCTCATGTCGGTCATTAACTTTGCCACGGCAGAAATAGGGGCTTTACTTATCGTCCCGTTTTGTTTGATGGCTCGACCATTGATGCTGGATATTCAAGCTAGGAGCATGAGAACTTTGTTATTGGCCACATGCAATCTCGCTTTAGGGTTCATTGCATTTCCTCCTTCTGCATTTTTGTTACTGAAAAGTGCATTTGACTCTTCTGGTGGTTATAATATTAGTGACTATTGGAACTGGATGGAATCACTTTGGGCATGGAATAGTGCTACTTACCTTTACATTGGTATTGTTCACCTCCCATGTTGGGCACTCTGCATTCACATTTTATTTCATCCTTCTTGA
- the LOC112784836 gene encoding 8-amino-7-oxononanoate synthase yields MATPSAWWDNWVEEALATLDSLNVLRSLRPICLRKGNHRMIPFEAVLQNVPDPPKFREDRGAFEVFDEMQQWDRASVEVEIGEATFLRWMHDTPSSGDEIGYNTAAGDDGFGVYNEKFKKLILFSGNDYLGLSSHPAIGRAAAKAAQEHGMGPRGSALICGYTNYHRLLESSLADMKKKEDCLLCPTGFAANMALMTTIGSIGSLLAGKNVTAEDEKIAVFSDALNHASIIDGLHLAQRQKSVKVFIYRHCDMSHLNMLLTHCRMRRKVVVTDSLFSMDGDYAPVVELADLRKKHGFLLVIDDAHGTFVCGKNGGGVAEEFGCEKDVDICVGTLSKAAGCHGGFIACSKRWKLLIQSRGRSFIFSTATPVPVAAAAHAAVVVAKHEAWRRKAIWNRVKDFHLLTGIPVTSPIISLIVGSEDKALQASRYLLQSGFHVTAIRPPTVPPNSCRLRVALSAVHTREDLENLAAALSRCIDFQETRIYNCNSYARL; encoded by the exons ATGGCTACTCCAAGTGCATGGTGGGACAACTGGGTTGAAGAGGCACTTGCAACCCTCGACTCCCTCAACGTCCTTCGATCTCTAAGACCCATTTGCCTACGGAAGGGGAATCACCGAATGATTCCCTTTGAAGCTGTGCTTCAAAACGTGCCAGACCCTCCAAAGTTTAGGGAAGACAGAGGTGCATTCGAGGTGTTCGATGAAATGCAGCAATGGGACAGGGCCTCTGTGGAGGTGGAGATTGGAGAAGCCACGTTCCTCAGATGGATGCATGACACTCCAAGTTCTG GTGATGAGATTGGTTATAACACAGCTGCTGGTGATGATGGATTTGGGGTATACAATGAGAagtttaaaaagttaattttgttttctggaAATGACTATCTTGGTTTGAGTTCCCATCCGGCTATTGGAAGGGCTGCCGCAAAG GCAGCACAAGAACATGGAATGGGACCAAGGGGTTCTGCCCTTATTTGTGGATATACCAATTATCATAGGCTGCTTGAGTCAAGCTTGGCAGATATGAAGAAGAAAGAG GATTGCCTTCTTTGTCCCACAGGGTTTGCTGCCAATATGGCCTTGATGACAACAATAGGAAGTATTGGTTCTCTCTTAGCTGGAAAAAATGTGACTGCCGAGGATGAAAAGATTGCCGTCTTTTCCGATGCACTAAACCATGCATCAATAATTGATGGTCTTCATCTTGCTCAGCGGCAAAAAAGTGTAAAGGTGTTCATATATAGGCATTGTGATATGTCCCACCTCAATATGCTCTT AACACATTGTAGAATGAGAAGAAAAGTTGTTGTAACTGACAG CTTGTTCAGCATGGATGGTGACTACGCACCAGTAGTGGAGCTTGCAGACCTTCGCAAGAAGCATGGATTTTTGTTAGTCATTGATGAT GCTCATGGAACATTTGTTTGTGGCAAAAATGGCGGTGGCGTTGCTGAGGAATTCGGCTGTGAAAAGGATGTGGACATATGCGTTGGTACTCTAAGTAAAGCTGCAGGTTGTCATGGAGGATTTATAGCATGCAG TAAAAGGTGGAAACTGCTAATACAATCACGAGGTCgttcttttatattttcaactGCTACACCAGTTCCTGTTGCAGCTGCTGCACATG CTGCAGTTGTGGTTGCAAAACATGAGGCATGGCGTCGAAAGGCTATATGGAACAGGGTGAAAGACTTTCATTTGCTGACAGGAATCCCAGTTACAAGTCCCATTATATCGCTAATTGTAGGAAGCGAAGACAAAGCACTACAAGCAAGCCG GTATTTGTTGCAATCTGGATTCCATGTCACTGCTATCAGACCACCAACTGTGCCTCCTAACTCATGCAG GCTAAGGGTAGCTCTGAGCGCTGTGCATACAAGAGAAGATTTGGAAAACCTTGCAGCTGCACTCTCTCGCTGCATTGATTTCCAAGAAACCCGCATATACAACTGCAATAGTTATGCAAGATTGTAG